DNA sequence from the Methylacidiphilum kamchatkense Kam1 genome:
TCTAGATTAAGATCAATAGCAATCTCGCCCTCATTAGCATGGATATGAAACTTTTCTTTTGTGTTGTCTATAGTTCGCAGTTCCCATCCTCTAATCCATCCACCCATGCTTCCTTCTAGGACGCCTGCAAGTTCCAAAGCTCCCCGATCAGCTCTTTCATAGGCATAAAACTTCTTTCTCCGGATATCACTTAAAGCAAAATGAGCAAAATAAATATCCCTGAGTCCCCACTTGCTTATTTTTTGGGGTGGAGAACAAAAAAGACCTTGCCTAAATAATGTCCATTGAAATCCAAAAGGCTCTCTATTCTCTCCATAGAGATTCCCAGTAAAATACCACCACTCCGTTTTAAATTCTGGATGGGCTCCATGATCTCTTGGAAAAACCCATACCCATGGTTGATCTACTATTTTCCAATCTTGTTGGGCATATAGAAAGGCTCCTACATTCCAAAAAACCAAGCAGAAGAAGGCTAAAATAGGAGAGAAAAAAGTAAAAAAATTTTTTTGAAAACTAGGCATTTATTCCATCCTTAGATTTTTTGCAATGTTGTCCTTAGATAACTGATAGGCAGGCAGAACAGAAGCCATGATAGCAATAATAAGAACGGCAAAAGGTAGCCAGAAGATAATGTCCCAAGGAGTTGACCAGTCGATGGTCCAACCAAAAAATGCCCTATTAATCACATAAGTCAACACAACGGCTAAGGCAAATCCAGCCATAACCCCAAGGAAAGAAGCAATAAGGCCCACAAGGCCAGATTCACCTATTACCAATGTAAAAACCGTCGATTTAGAAGCACCAATCGAACGCATGACGGCTATTTCTCGACTTCTTTCGGAAGAAAGAATTAATAAATTAAAAAATATTCCCGCCGCCGAGACTAGCAAGCTGGTAATCTTTAGCAGATTGGTGATAGAAAAAGTTTGGTCGAATATCCGAAATATTTCCGTTCTTAGTTGCTCATTAGAATACACGATGTAATCTCCAACTGCTTGAAGCTTTTTATCTAAGTCTTTTTTCAGTTCTTGTGCTTCCTTTGGATTTTTCAAATACAAAGCTAAGCTATTGCTACTATTGATATTCCAAAATCTAATTAAAGTTTGTCGATCGAGCAGCACAAGGCCAAATTCGGTCGTAAAATCCTTAAAAACCCCAAAAATTTCAAAGTTGATCATTCCTAAACCCGTCTTAAGAGTTATCACATCTCCTTCTTTAAGACCAAATTTTCTCGATAAACTTTCATTGATGAATATTCGATTGGATCCAGCTGCTTGTCTAAAAAGTTCTTTAGGGTTTCCTCTTCTAAACTCAAGATTGTTTTTTTCTGCAGCCACAGGAAATGAAATCGAGGAAATTTTTATAGGAGAATTTCTAAATTCTGATCTAAACTCATAATAACGGTCTACGGTTTCTATTCGGTTATCTTTTTCGATCAGTGCTTCCGCGTCCTTTGAAAGGGATTGATGGATACCACTGACCAGATTCGCTGCAGTCGTAACAAACAAATCAGCTCTGACGCTTTGTTTTAACCATCCATCAACTGTGTAACGAAAGCTCTTTATCATAATGGAAACGCTGATGACCATCGCAAGAGCAGTAAGAAGAGCAGCAACGGTCAAGACATTTCGATGCAAAGATCTACTAAAATGTGACACGATCAGCTTCAAGAGAATATGCTTAGGTTGCGACAACCGAACGATGAGTTGGCAAATCAAAGGAGAGAGGAAAGCAAAAGAAAGAATGGTAAATAGTGCAGCTCCAAAACTAAGAACCGAAAGGTTTTCTTTAAAACTAAAATAAGAGAAGAGACACGCAAGCAACAGGCAGAGGCCAACACCAAGGAACCAAAAGAATCCAAATCTATGTACCTTTTCTTCCAAAGTGGCTACAGAAAAGGCTTGAGAAGGTGCGATTTTAGATGCTTCCATTGAAGGGAAAAGGGAAGCGACTCCTACAGCTAATAGACCCATTCCTACTGCAAGAACAAACTGGATGGGAGAAATAAAGATATGTTCTATACTAGATAAAAGATAAAGAGAAGTAAGACTGGAAGAGACCCAGCCAATAAGCTTAGTGGAAAGGATATAGCCAGCTGGAATACCAATAACTATACCAATCAGCCCTATTAACATTGATTCTCCAAGGCAAGCGAGGATGATTGCTTTTGGTCCAACACCAAGGCATCGTAATAAGGCAATTTCAGACCTTCTCCTGACGACCCCTACAAGTACAGTATTGTATATTATAAACATTCCAACAAATAAGGAAATTAAGGAAAGAGCCGTTAAATTAAGCTGGAAAGATCCAAGCATTTTTTCAACCTTTAAGGTTCTTTTCTCGGGAGTTTGTACCATCACCGAGGAGGGGAGCTCCTCTTGAAGAGCTCGGGCGATCTCCATACGATTGCTTTGAGATCTGACTAGACAGCTGATTCGTGTCAATTTGTTAGGCATATGGAACATTTCCTGGGCATTAGCAATGTCCATCACCGCAAGATGTTCGTCAGAGCCGATCGCCCCAGATTCCATCTCCAAAAATGAATGCACTTTTAAACTCACAATCCCTTCGGGAGTCCGAAGTTGTATGGTATCCCCTAGCTTTATACCAAGTCTTTGCCCCAACTTTTTGTTTATCCCTACAGCTCTAGAATCTTTCAAAAAATCGAGAATGTCCTCTTTTTTGTTTACACCCGATGCCAACTCAAAATTCCTAATAGGTTGATCAGTGAGAAAATCCACTCCTACCACATCAAGATATTCTCCAGGATATTTATCCAACATGGACACCTGTTCGAGAATGGGGGTAGCTACCTCGACATATGGTTTTTTCAGAATATCAGTTAAGATCTTCTCATCAAAAGGATAACTCTCAGCGACAATTTCTAGGTTGGCTTTACCCGCAACGAGATCTATCGAGGCCTTGAATGATTCCAATGCCGAGTGGTTGATCAACTGAATGGCTACGAAATTTGCTACCCCCAAAGCAATACAAAATACGTTCAATAAGAAGAGATAGGGATGGCTTATGAAATACCGAAAGCTATGATGAACAAAAATCTTCAATAAACCCATTATTTTAAACTCAGTATCTGGTATTAAGAGATAAGATAGCCGTCTTTCATCTGCAAGATTCTGTCAGTGGCTTTTGCCACTTCCAGACTATGGGTAACCATAAATAGAGTCAGCTGATATTCTTCTACGAATTTTCTAAGAAGATATAAGACTTTCTGGCTCGCTTCTGAATCTAAATTACCTGTAGGTTCATCAGCCAATACAATTTTTGGTTTCATAACCAAAGCCCTAGCCAAAGCAACTCGTTGCATCTCTCCACCAGAGAGCTGATGAGGGTAATGATGGGATCTATGAGAAAGCCCTACTTGTTCCAATAGCTCTTTAGCCCTAGAGGAGGCTTCCGAAGGATAGACTCCCTGCAAGAGGGCAGGAAGCATCACATTATCAAGGGCAGTAAGAGTAGGAAGCAGATTAAAGAATTGGAATACAATGCCAATAATACTGCCACGTAACTTGGCCAATTTTTCTTCCTTTAACAAATGAAAGGGATAGCCATCAACATAAATTTCCCCTTGGGTTGGGGTATCAATTCCGGCAATTAAGTGTAGTAAAGTGCTCTTGCCACAGCCGCTAGGCCCAACAAGAGCGATAGATTGTCCAGGATAAATTTCTAGATTTGCTTTCCTCAAAGCCACGGTTTGTACTTCTCCGTTCCAATAACTTTTGGATACATCCTGAACGCTTATGATAGGGTTGTTCATTGATTAAATTTTGATCCATCATGCAAGAACTTTTTCTCTATTCTTTCTAAGGCAGCTTCTACCCTTTCCAAATGAGGAGATTTCAAGGGGATCACGTGGAATTTCCAAAAACGAGCTGATAGTCCACATAATATAACCCCTAAAGACACAAAAAGAAAAGAAGCTAAAGGGAATACTAGGTTAAACAGTATAAATCCTGCAACGGAAGTGCCAACAACAGTTCCAAATAAAACTAAAAACCAGCCAAAAGCTTTAAGAAAGGAAAAGCGTACAAATAATCTAGGAGCTAAAACAGAAAATAAAAAAAGGAACACAAAGGCCACTCCTTTAGGCGTTCTTCTTAAGAAATCTCCTTGGACTATCTGTCTTGCAGCTTCTAATTTTATTTCCACAGGACTCATCTTCCCCATATCCGTCTCTACCCAGTTGATAACAGCAGGATCTGTCACCCCAAGCCATACTTGCTTTCCATGAAGCAAATTAAGATCAAAAGCCGGTTTAATTCCTCGAGCCATTTCATCAGTATAGAGCAAAAAATCATCATATTTGATTCGAATGATTCCAGAGGGAAAACGCTTAAACCTCAACTGCATTCGTCCCTCTGAATCTAGTGGAATTCTTCTTAAAATATTTCCTGTGGAGTTGCGCAAAAGAAAAGCTTTATTCAACCTTGCTTCTGAATTTTCTATGGATGCTTGCATGTAAGAAGCAGCAGCAACTAAAGTCAGGGAAGGAACTAAGTTGTCCTTGAGCTGAAAAAAAAGAGGCACAGATCTGATTTTGCGTTTTGTGCCAACTCCTAGGTTATTAATTCCTACTGGATTGCCTACAGTCAGATCAGTCGATGGCCAGAATGCCGATCCATACTTCGGTAAGAGGCTTGGATCTCCACGAACCAAAAATTTTTCAAAGAGGAACTGTTGAGGCGCCAAAGACTCTGTTTTAAGGGCAGCCCCTGCAAAACATACTCTATTTAACCTGCTGATTAATGATCGGAATGTTTCGTCAAAACTGTCCAGTCTCGGCCCTCGATCCGTAAATAAAATATCCAAAACCACACTTTGAGGCATTTGAGGAATCAAACTTCTTAAAAAAAGAGAATATTCTAATCGGGGCCATGGCCAAGGCCGATCAACGGGAATTCTATCAATTTCTACTAAAACGAACTGTGTGTCTTTGGTAGGAGTAGGCAAATATTCCTGTAAATGAACAACCTTCTCTTCTATAGCATTGAAGAGCCCTACCCAACAAAATGTGCCAATGGCAGAACCCCAGAAAAAACCTAAAATAGAAGCAAGTAACAGCCTTTTTTCTATTTCGACAGGAACTCTATTTAATACAGCCATTTAATAATGAAACCACATTGAAAAAACAGTTTTCCAAGAGTTTTGACCTGGTTTCTTTCTGTTTACTTATGAAACAACCAAGTGATTTAATTTGAATATTTAGAACCAAAATGTCCAGAAAATAACGAGCCAATCTTTATTTTTTCTTTGAGAGATTTTTCTTGATACGCTTCTTCTTTGTTTTATTTTTTAGAAGGACGCGATTGGCTTCTAGCTTCCAACCCCTCATTTTCTCATTCAATCTGTTAAATTCTTTTTCTTTTCCTTTATCTTTTCATTGATCCAAATTTTTATTTTTCGAACATACTGCCTGTCGATTTGGCATTGAGAAAATCCCCAGGCTGGATGGCCCAAACATCCTTCTAATTCTTTCTTTTTTTTTGAAGCGTTTTGTCCAACACGACAATTCTTTTTGAATGATAGCGATTGGAAGAGCCTCGGTTTGCTTTTCTTCCAAATAACAGAGGGATTCTAGCAATTCTAAATCTTTTGCTTTGTAGGCCATCTGGGCAGCATACCACCTTTCCATTTTCTCTGGAGAAACGGAGTTGTTGGCATCAGGATGAAGGAGTCGAGCAATCGTCCTAAATGCTGCTTTAATTTTGGATTCGCGAGAATTTCTTTTCAGATTGTTATCTGGGATCTCATCTGTTTTTTCGTTGTTTGGAAGACAATCAGCACAAGCATCAGCTGAGACTATATTGGACAATTTCTTATTTTTTTTCTGTAAAAGAAAATGATACGAAATGGCAACACTGCGATTATGCAACAAACTATCCAGTTCCACTTCAAATATAAATTGTTTTAAGTCATTTATTTTTAGCTCGATATTTTTTAATTCGGCTGTTTCTTGAGGGAAGGTCGACTCTAGCCAAATGGTATATTGAGGCTTTTCAACAGATAGAAACTTTTGCAGTTTGCTTTGGACATTTTCCAGTTCTTTTTGGAGATACAAATATCTGATTTGCCAATTTTGCCTGATTTGTTTGTCGTCTATTGCAACAAGAGAAAAAGAGGCTTTGTTTTTATTTAAAGTCTGACGGTAGAGTGGAGAAATGATTGGTTTTTTCCCTTTCATCAAAGGAGATTTAAAACAATCTCCGAGGCAAAAAGATTAAAATGTTTTAAAAAAAAAGCAATCAAACAATTAAAAATCTACCAAAGTAATTCATCTCTTGAGAAAAGAAGGATCTTTGTTTTATTTTTTTAAAACCTTCTTCTCTTTGTCTACCCATTTGAAATAAAAAGAATGAACGCGTTTTTTTTTCAAACCTCTGGTTTGATTTTTTCTTTTGAAAAAGCAACCCTAGCAACTAAGCTCATTCTCCTATTTCTTTTGGGTGTCTCATCCATCAGCTGGACTGTACTTTTAATAAAACTGTGGCAAATCCACTCGGCCAAAAAACAGAGTCGAAAATTTTTGCGTAAGTTGAAAGTCTCCTCAAAATGGCTAGGCATTTTTTTAAGTAAAGAAAGTTATCCAGGCTCTCCCCATCACGCCATATACATGACTGGATGTAAAGAATTGTTTAACCTATACCATGGACAATCTGATCCCATGGAGGGATATTCTGAGAAATCTCTTTTAAAAATAAAAATTCCAGAAAAATCTCTCAAATTAATTCAAGGAGCTATTGAAAGAGAAATTGGCAATCAGCTACTCCAGTTAGAAGACCAAATGATTTTACTTGCTACAGCAGCCAGTGGTGCCCCTTTATTGGCTTATTAGGAACAGTGTGGGGAGTGATGGACGCGTTCGGAGATCTAGCTCTTTCTGGAAAAGCCGCTTTGGCTACAATGGCTCCTGGGGTTTCAGGCTCTCTATTGTCCACTGTCATGGGACTTTTAGTTGCTATCCCTGCGCTTTTCGGATATAACTTCATTGTCGCTACTATTAAAGCTCTGACTATCGATTTGGAAAATTTCGGAACAGAAGTCTTAAGTGAAATAGAAAAAAGATTTGTGGCGGAGGACTCCATCTGATCTTGTAAGAGAGCCAAATAAGATGAAAAAATTCTCAAGCAAATGGCGCTATACTGGATTTTCAGAACTGAATGTTACCCCTATGCTTGATTTTGCTTTTACCTTAATGATTATCTTTCTCATTACTACTCCGTTACTCGAACAAAATCTCGAGATTTCTCTACCATCTCTCAACTCCAAAAAAGAATCCTCTTTTTCTAATAGTCCCCTAGTTTTAGAAATAAACAAAAATGGGAAAATAGTTTGTGATAACATCCCAGTGGATAAGGATACTCTAGAGAAGATACTTTTGGACAGAATACAAAAAGATCCTGAGTTAACGGTATCTCTTAAAATGGACAAGGATCTAAAGTATGAAGAATTTTTGCCTTTTGTAGAAATACTTGAAAAAGCTGGAATAAAAAGGATAGGCCTTGTTCACAATGTCGATGAAAAGCAAACAATCCGAAAGTAGACAAAAAAAATTACCCTTTGGACTTTACGCTGCTTGCCTAGATGGAATCTTTTACATTCCTCTCTTTTGTTTCTTTACCCAATAGCCTATGTATGTAACGCATAGTCAAAAAAATAAAGATTTGCACAAAAGACACCTTTTTTGGAAAATATTTCTCCTCGTAGCTAGTCTTCATCTTGCTATCATTTTAAGTTTTTTTTATTCCATTCTTTTAAAAAATCTACTCAACCAAAAACATCTTATTTCCAATTCATGCCTTCTTCTCCTTCCCGTGAGCCGTCAAATGTAAAATTACATGCGGACAATACTCCAAAAGAAATGACTAAAAAAGTAGAAAAAACCAACGCTTCTTCTTTGAAAATCGCAGATGAGAGTCATTCCAAATTTTCCTCTAACAGAAACACTATCAAAAGTTCTCAACGGAAGCATTCCATTGCCGACAAAGAATTAAAAAGATCCGATTCTTTGCCTCAACCGAAGCATACGGTTGTTCCCGATCTGACCGAAGTCACTAGAAAAATCCCAATCCATCCCAACACTAGTCCACTAGAAGAAAAAGAAAATAAAAACCAGAATTTATCTAATAATGAATCGGCAACGACCAGTACCGAATCAGGGGATTATGAACAATATTACTTGCTTATTCGTGAAAAATTATACTCTCTATGGGACCAACCAGTAGAGCTTTTGGGACTTGGACTTTCTGCTACAATTGAAATGACAGTGGAGAGTAATGGGAAGGTTCGACAATTTAAGCTAGTTCAAAGTTCTGGAAACGAAAAATTTGATCAAAGCGCCCTAGAGGCAGTAAAAAAACTCGAAAGCATTGGCGAACCAAGGCCCTCTACTATACCAGAAGTTATCACTGTCAAATTTCAAATGGCAGAATGAATCTTTTCGTTTTTGAATCTCATCGCTATCAACTCATCCTGCATGGGATGGATGAAATGCGCTTGACAAACTGGAAGGAGGGTATAAAAAGAGTTGAGAAACCTATTCAGGATATCAGTCAACACTTGACATTAATAAGCACTCAGTTCTTTCTGCTTTTATACCGATTTGTTAGTGTGCAATACCTTAAGAGAAAACGCATTACCCCAATTGGAGGACAATACTTTGTGCATGACTGTGGAAATTGTTCTATTCTTCCAAGAGTGCCTTTTCAAACTGAAGCAGAAAGGATTTTTCTTATTGTAGCAAACATCTTTGGAAGGCATACCTTTTCAAGAGAGATATTCAACTCTCAACCCCATAGGGAACAGCCCTTTCAATCCATCGGAAGGATACGAAAGAACAAACGGCTTATGCAATGGGAAACCTATTTCAGGCCAAATAAAAATAAGGATCTTTTCTAAAAATGACCCCTTTGCTTTTGTTTTTTTATTTTTTTATTATCCTTTTTGGTAAGCTCAATGCGCAGGTTGAAGTAACCGGTGGCAAAGTCAAGCTATCCTTGGGATCATTCGTTGGGAAAGAAGCTGAAGCCTGTCAAAAAATAATCTCAAAAGACCTGCTTCAGACCATGCTTATAGATGTTAGTGCTACGGGTAACGAACGCTATATTATTTCAGGGAGAATTTCTGGAAACGTTCTTGAAGGCATCCTTCTAGATAGAACCAAAAAAGAGGAACTCATTCATAAAACTTTTGCTGGAGGAGATATTAGGCAATCTTCTCATCTATTCTCAGATTCCATTTTAGAAACATTAACCGGTGTGAAAGGGTTTGCTACCTGTAAAATAGCCTTTATATCATCAGATACTGGATTTAAAGAGCTCTACTTGATGGACATGGATGGAGCGGGTCTACAGCGGCTAACTTCTGATAAAACCATTAGCGCTCATCCGCGATGGAGTCACGACCGTACGATGATCGCCTATACTTCCTATAAAAGCGGTTATCCTGATGTCTACTTAATCAAACTTTCTAAGCATTCCAGAGTTCGATTCGCCTTTTTCCCTGGAGTCAATTCCGGCGCTGCCTTCTCCCCAGATGATAAATACTTGGCTTTAACCCTGAGCAAAGATGGCAATCCAGAAATTTATATCATGTCCATAGAGGGAGGTACTCCCAGGCAACTAACTCGGAATAGAGCCACAAACACATCACCCTGCTGGTCCCCAGATGGGAGTCAAATCGTTTATACCTCTGATGAAAGAGGAAGCATTCAGCTTTTTATAATTCCTTCAGAAGGAGGTACCTCAAGAAGACTGATTACAGGCAACACCTACAGTTCAGAGCCAGACTGGTCAAAGGATGGGAAAAAAATTGCTTTTAGTGCAAGAATTGGCGGCCAATTTCAGATTGGAGTTTATGATTTAAACAAACAGGAAGCATCAATTCTTACAACGCAAGGTGGAGAAGATCCTTCATGGACTCCAAATTCACGCCATCTTATTTATGAATCACATGGCTCCTTGTATTTATTAGATACAGTCAGCCGACAAACTGTAAAAATTGATTGTGAACTTAAAAATTGTTATCAGCCATCGGTCTCTCCATAATTTTCAAAAAGTCTCCTCTTTTTGCCTTTACAAGGTTTAGCGATTAGCAATAAAAATCATAAAAAATTTGAAAATAAGCCCCTTTTATCCATTCTTTATGTTCCCTCAGGCGGTATTATGAAAAGACTTCTCCCTTTTTCTAAATACAATCCTTTTTTTCTTTTTTTCTTGTTTGCCTGTCTTCTTGCTTTTAGTTGGACAGGATGCGCCAAACACCCCAAAGGGAAAGAAAAACCAACAGCAGAAGAAGAATTTCTGGAAAGTTCTCCTTTACCAAGTCGAGGGGCATTCAATCCAGATTTTGACGTTGATTATTCTCCGTTTAAAGACCAAACGATCTATTTTGCCTTCGACAGTTCTGCTATTCCTGCTACCGAAAGAGGAAAAATTGAAAAAATAGCCCAATGGATGAACGATCATCCAGGCGATTCAATTCTTCTTGCTGGACATTGTGATGAAAGAGGAACTGAAGAATATAACCGTGGACTAGGCGAAAGAAGAGCTATTGCCGTTAGAGAATATCTAGTGGGACTAGGGGTGGCTCCGGAAAGAATACATACTATATCCTATGGGAAAGATCGACCTGCAGCCATTGGACACACGGAAGCCGATTATGCCAAAAACCGCCGAGTCGAAATTGGAGAGATTCGCAAATAGGCTTTTTTGTCCTCTCAAGAAATTCTTTTTTTGCATATTCTATTTTCTTTGATTCTATTTCGATTAATGCAAGAATTGTTTGACTGGCAGGAAAACGAGGAGAAACAGACCATTAGTCCGACAGCTCCTCTAGCAACAAAAATGCGTCCTAGATCACTAGAAGAGCTTGTTGGCCAGGAAGAGATTCTTTTGCCCGGGAAGCCCCTTCGAAGACTAATAGATGCAGACAGGATTCAATCGATCATT
Encoded proteins:
- a CDS encoding ABC transporter permease, translating into MGLLKIFVHHSFRYFISHPYLFLLNVFCIALGVANFVAIQLINHSALESFKASIDLVAGKANLEIVAESYPFDEKILTDILKKPYVEVATPILEQVSMLDKYPGEYLDVVGVDFLTDQPIRNFELASGVNKKEDILDFLKDSRAVGINKKLGQRLGIKLGDTIQLRTPEGIVSLKVHSFLEMESGAIGSDEHLAVMDIANAQEMFHMPNKLTRISCLVRSQSNRMEIARALQEELPSSVMVQTPEKRTLKVEKMLGSFQLNLTALSLISLFVGMFIIYNTVLVGVVRRRSEIALLRCLGVGPKAIILACLGESMLIGLIGIVIGIPAGYILSTKLIGWVSSSLTSLYLLSSIEHIFISPIQFVLAVGMGLLAVGVASLFPSMEASKIAPSQAFSVATLEEKVHRFGFFWFLGVGLCLLLACLFSYFSFKENLSVLSFGAALFTILSFAFLSPLICQLIVRLSQPKHILLKLIVSHFSRSLHRNVLTVAALLTALAMVISVSIMIKSFRYTVDGWLKQSVRADLFVTTAANLVSGIHQSLSKDAEALIEKDNRIETVDRYYEFRSEFRNSPIKISSISFPVAAEKNNLEFRRGNPKELFRQAAGSNRIFINESLSRKFGLKEGDVITLKTGLGMINFEIFGVFKDFTTEFGLVLLDRQTLIRFWNINSSNSLALYLKNPKEAQELKKDLDKKLQAVGDYIVYSNEQLRTEIFRIFDQTFSITNLLKITSLLVSAAGIFFNLLILSSERSREIAVMRSIGASKSTVFTLVIGESGLVGLIASFLGVMAGFALAVVLTYVINRAFFGWTIDWSTPWDIIFWLPFAVLIIAIMASVLPAYQLSKDNIAKNLRME
- a CDS encoding ABC transporter ATP-binding protein, whose translation is MNNPIISVQDVSKSYWNGEVQTVALRKANLEIYPGQSIALVGPSGCGKSTLLHLIAGIDTPTQGEIYVDGYPFHLLKEEKLAKLRGSIIGIVFQFFNLLPTLTALDNVMLPALLQGVYPSEASSRAKELLEQVGLSHRSHHYPHQLSGGEMQRVALARALVMKPKIVLADEPTGNLDSEASQKVLYLLRKFVEEYQLTLFMVTHSLEVAKATDRILQMKDGYLIS
- a CDS encoding CHASE2 domain-containing protein codes for the protein MAVLNRVPVEIEKRLLLASILGFFWGSAIGTFCWVGLFNAIEEKVVHLQEYLPTPTKDTQFVLVEIDRIPVDRPWPWPRLEYSLFLRSLIPQMPQSVVLDILFTDRGPRLDSFDETFRSLISRLNRVCFAGAALKTESLAPQQFLFEKFLVRGDPSLLPKYGSAFWPSTDLTVGNPVGINNLGVGTKRKIRSVPLFFQLKDNLVPSLTLVAAASYMQASIENSEARLNKAFLLRNSTGNILRRIPLDSEGRMQLRFKRFPSGIIRIKYDDFLLYTDEMARGIKPAFDLNLLHGKQVWLGVTDPAVINWVETDMGKMSPVEIKLEAARQIVQGDFLRRTPKGVAFVFLFLFSVLAPRLFVRFSFLKAFGWFLVLFGTVVGTSVAGFILFNLVFPLASFLFVSLGVILCGLSARFWKFHVIPLKSPHLERVEAALERIEKKFLHDGSKFNQ
- a CDS encoding MotA/TolQ/ExbB proton channel family protein, encoding MDAFGDLALSGKAALATMAPGVSGSLLSTVMGLLVAIPALFGYNFIVATIKALTIDLENFGTEVLSEIEKRFVAEDSI
- a CDS encoding ExbD/TolR family protein; the encoded protein is MKKFSSKWRYTGFSELNVTPMLDFAFTLMIIFLITTPLLEQNLEISLPSLNSKKESSFSNSPLVLEINKNGKIVCDNIPVDKDTLEKILLDRIQKDPELTVSLKMDKDLKYEEFLPFVEILEKAGIKRIGLVHNVDEKQTIRK
- a CDS encoding energy transducer TonB, with protein sequence MTKKVEKTNASSLKIADESHSKFSSNRNTIKSSQRKHSIADKELKRSDSLPQPKHTVVPDLTEVTRKIPIHPNTSPLEEKENKNQNLSNNESATTSTESGDYEQYYLLIREKLYSLWDQPVELLGLGLSATIEMTVESNGKVRQFKLVQSSGNEKFDQSALEAVKKLESIGEPRPSTIPEVITVKFQMAE
- a CDS encoding DPP IV N-terminal domain-containing protein; protein product: MTPLLLFFYFFIILFGKLNAQVEVTGGKVKLSLGSFVGKEAEACQKIISKDLLQTMLIDVSATGNERYIISGRISGNVLEGILLDRTKKEELIHKTFAGGDIRQSSHLFSDSILETLTGVKGFATCKIAFISSDTGFKELYLMDMDGAGLQRLTSDKTISAHPRWSHDRTMIAYTSYKSGYPDVYLIKLSKHSRVRFAFFPGVNSGAAFSPDDKYLALTLSKDGNPEIYIMSIEGGTPRQLTRNRATNTSPCWSPDGSQIVYTSDERGSIQLFIIPSEGGTSRRLITGNTYSSEPDWSKDGKKIAFSARIGGQFQIGVYDLNKQEASILTTQGGEDPSWTPNSRHLIYESHGSLYLLDTVSRQTVKIDCELKNCYQPSVSP
- a CDS encoding peptidoglycan-associated lipoprotein, with translation MPLQGLAISNKNHKKFENKPLLSILYVPSGGIMKRLLPFSKYNPFFLFFLFACLLAFSWTGCAKHPKGKEKPTAEEEFLESSPLPSRGAFNPDFDVDYSPFKDQTIYFAFDSSAIPATERGKIEKIAQWMNDHPGDSILLAGHCDERGTEEYNRGLGERRAIAVREYLVGLGVAPERIHTISYGKDRPAAIGHTEADYAKNRRVEIGEIRK
- a CDS encoding AAA family ATPase, whose translation is MHILFSLILFRLMQELFDWQENEEKQTISPTAPLATKMRPRSLEELVGQEEILLPGKPLRRLIDADRIQSIILFGPPGTGKTTLAEIIAKKTKSFLKD